A window from Triticum aestivum cultivar Chinese Spring chromosome 6D, IWGSC CS RefSeq v2.1, whole genome shotgun sequence encodes these proteins:
- the LOC123142853 gene encoding BTB/POZ and MATH domain-containing protein 1-like, with translation MGAAVADGELSRSAIVSDRARGRHLLTIHGYSDTRITAPTGKCVKSRPFTIGGHRWRIGYYPNGLSSAVEDYVSLSLVLDEDVAVVVKAHFAFCLAGDRDECEEELWQELSLTWSSVKDFASWSGWEHPKFIKSCDLRSSKHLRNDSFIIRCDIIVFHDCRAVDDAAAFVSVPPCDLRKIVCTHRCVLAARSPVFAAELFGPMKEGNVEGVVRVEDIEPDLFKALLHFSYTGALPETSNKKEDEYTVYQHLLVAADRYDMGRLKLICEEKLCNYIEVSTVANILALAEQHRCEGLKKACLEFLTAPNNVRALVATDGFKHLSTSCPSIMVALMAMLRIS, from the exons ATGGGGGCCGCCGTAGCCGACGGAGAGCTGTCGAGGTCCGCCATCGTGTCGGACAGGGCGAGAGGGCGCCATCTTCTCACGATCCACGGCTACTCCGATACCAGAATCACCGCTCCCACCGGAAAGTGCGTCAAATCCAGACCCTTCACCATCGGCGGCCATCGCTGGCGCATCGGGTACTACCCCAACGGCCTCAGCTCGGCGGTCGAGGATTACGTATCCCTCTCGCTGGTGCTAGACGAAGATGTCGCGGTGGTTGTGAAGGCCCATTTCGCTTTCTGCCTCGCCGGCGACAGGGACGAGTGCGAGGAGGAGTTGTGGCAGGAGTTGAGCCTCACATGGTCATCGGTGAAGGACTTCGCTTCCTGGAGCGGCTGGGAGCACCCGAAGTTCATCAAAAGTTGCGACCTGCGGAGCTCCAAGCATCTCAGGAACGATTCCTTCATCATCCGGTGCGACATCATCGTCTTCCATGATTGCCGCGCGGTGGATGACGCGGCGGCCTTCGTCTCCGTGCCCCCATGCGACCTGCG TAAGATCGTCTGCACACATCGGTGCGTGCTCGCTGCCCGCTCTCCGGTGTTTGCCGCCGAGCTCTTCGGACCCATGAAGGAGGGCAATGTCGAAGGTGTCGTTCGCGTAGAAGACATTGAGCCAGATCTGTTCAAGGCTTTGCTTCATTTCTCATACACCGGCGCATTGCCAGAGACGAGCAACAAGAAGGAAGACGAATACACTGTGTACCAGCACCTGCTCGTTGCGGCGGACAGGTACGACATGGGGCGGCTGAAGCTGATCTGCGAGGAGAAGCTGTGCAACTACATTGAGGTCAGCACTGTGGCGAACATCTTGGCGCTAGCCGAGCAGCACCGCTGTGAGGGGCTGAAGAAGGCATGCCTAGAATTTCTCACTGCTCCGAATAATGTGAGGGCTCTCGTAGCCACGGACGGCTTCAAGCATCTGAGCACGAGCTGCCCTTCTATTATGGTTGCGCTCATGGCCATGTTGCGTATTAGTTGA